In a single window of the Desulfovibrio mangrovi genome:
- a CDS encoding FAD-binding oxidoreductase: MLSESLVKEFKSIVGDENVFNSEADRQSYSYDSAVLEPVVPALVVRPTNSEQLGKVVALCNENNNPITVRGAGTNLSGGTIPDKRDGIVILTNGMNKILEINEEDLYAVVEPGVVTAKFAAEVAKRGLFYPPDPGSQAVSTIGGNVAENAGGLRGLKYGVTKDYVMGLDFFDVNGELVKTGSRTVKCVTGYNLAGLMAASEGTLGVFNEIILKLTPPPAASKAMMAVFDDVNKASAAVAGIIAAHVVPCTLEFMDQACMRYVEDYTKAGLPVESAAILLIEVDGHPAQVEDEAATVVKVLEKSGATKIVVAKDAAEKLKLWEARRNALPSLARARPTTVLEDATVPRSQIPAMVAAINNIAKKYDIQIGTFGHAGDGNLHPTILCDKRDAKEYHRVEEAVDEIFDTALSLKGTLSGEHGIGMAKSKWMEKETSRATIEYSLNMKKAIDPKNILNPGKIIAGR; encoded by the coding sequence ATGCTCAGTGAATCTCTTGTCAAAGAATTTAAGTCCATCGTAGGCGACGAAAACGTCTTCAATTCCGAAGCCGACCGTCAGTCTTACTCTTACGACTCTGCCGTGCTTGAACCTGTTGTCCCTGCATTGGTTGTTCGCCCGACCAATTCTGAGCAGCTCGGCAAGGTTGTTGCCCTGTGTAACGAGAACAACAACCCCATCACCGTTCGCGGCGCAGGCACCAACCTTTCCGGTGGCACCATCCCGGACAAGCGCGACGGCATCGTCATCCTGACCAACGGGATGAACAAGATTCTGGAAATCAACGAAGAAGACCTGTACGCCGTTGTTGAGCCCGGCGTTGTTACCGCCAAGTTCGCGGCAGAGGTAGCCAAGCGCGGCCTCTTCTACCCCCCGGATCCGGGCTCTCAGGCTGTTTCCACCATCGGTGGTAACGTTGCCGAAAACGCCGGCGGTCTGCGCGGTCTGAAGTACGGCGTGACCAAGGACTACGTCATGGGTCTGGACTTCTTCGACGTGAACGGCGAACTGGTGAAGACCGGCTCCCGCACCGTCAAGTGCGTCACCGGCTACAACCTTGCCGGTCTGATGGCTGCTTCCGAAGGCACCCTCGGCGTATTCAACGAAATCATCCTCAAGCTTACTCCTCCTCCGGCAGCCTCCAAGGCCATGATGGCCGTGTTCGACGACGTGAACAAGGCCTCTGCCGCAGTTGCAGGCATCATCGCCGCACATGTTGTGCCCTGTACCCTGGAATTCATGGACCAGGCCTGCATGCGCTACGTTGAAGACTACACCAAGGCCGGTCTGCCCGTTGAATCCGCAGCCATCCTGCTGATCGAAGTTGACGGTCACCCCGCACAGGTTGAAGACGAAGCCGCTACCGTGGTAAAGGTGCTCGAAAAGAGCGGTGCCACCAAGATCGTGGTAGCCAAGGACGCCGCTGAAAAGCTGAAGCTGTGGGAAGCACGCCGCAACGCGCTGCCATCCCTTGCCCGCGCCCGTCCCACCACCGTGCTTGAAGACGCCACCGTGCCGCGTTCCCAGATCCCGGCCATGGTTGCCGCCATCAACAACATCGCAAAGAAGTACGACATTCAGATCGGTACCTTCGGCCACGCTGGCGACGGCAACCTGCACCCCACCATTCTCTGCGACAAGCGTGATGCCAAGGAATACCACCGCGTGGAAGAAGCCGTTGACGAAATCTTCGACACCGCTCTGTCCCTGAAGGGCACCCTGTCCGGCGAACACGGCATCGGCATGGCAAAGTCCAAGTGGATGGAGAAGGAAACTTCCCGCGCCACCATCGAGTACTCCCTGAATATGAAGAAGGCCATTGACCCGAAGAATATTCTGAACCCCGGCAAGATCATCGCTGGGAGGTAA
- a CDS encoding L-lactate permease, whose product MLALFAMLPILAALILMVGLRWPATKAMPIAWACAVLGAMVGWGIDVSTIAAMSFHGAITAVSVLIIVFGAILILYTLQYSGGMETIQYGMQQISGDHRVQAIIIGYLFAAFIEGAAGFGTPAALAAPLLLSLGFPPLAAAVICLVFNSFPVSFGAVGTPIILGLKYVQPLVKEAVASGVPGLNFASPEQFNMIIGQWATIFHGVMAFILPIFMLGFITRFFGPNRSWSDGFKAWKFCVFAAVAFVIPYFAFAWLVGPEFPSLIGGLVGLGIVVLGAQKGFCVPEQVWTFGDHKNWDPEWTGDISVADTKEFKAHMSQFKAWLPYVLIGAILVITRIPDLGLKGMLAGVKLTFDAGFLGHPEINNSIAYLYLPGTIPFMLVALLTIPLHGMSGAKAKQAWTESFAKMKNPTIALLFAVALVSIFRLSGTNPNGLASMPLELAKAVSGLVGNAWPMFASVVGGLGAFITGSNTVSDLLFAEFQWGVAQQLELPRQIIVAAQVVGGGAGNMVCIHNIVAACAVVGLSGMEGTILKRTVWPFLLYAAVVGIIASLMCFVFFPTLF is encoded by the coding sequence ATGTTGGCTTTGTTTGCCATGCTGCCCATTCTGGCAGCTCTGATCCTGATGGTTGGCCTGCGTTGGCCTGCTACCAAAGCCATGCCCATTGCCTGGGCATGTGCCGTCCTCGGTGCAATGGTTGGCTGGGGCATCGATGTAAGCACCATCGCCGCCATGTCCTTCCATGGTGCGATCACCGCAGTAAGCGTTCTCATCATTGTTTTCGGTGCCATCCTGATCCTGTACACCCTGCAGTACAGCGGCGGCATGGAAACCATTCAGTACGGCATGCAGCAGATTTCCGGTGACCATCGCGTTCAGGCGATCATCATCGGCTACCTGTTCGCAGCCTTCATCGAAGGTGCCGCAGGTTTCGGTACTCCTGCTGCTCTTGCAGCTCCCCTGCTGCTCTCCCTGGGCTTCCCGCCCCTCGCAGCAGCCGTTATCTGCCTTGTTTTCAACTCCTTCCCCGTATCCTTCGGTGCTGTTGGTACCCCCATCATTCTCGGCCTGAAGTACGTTCAGCCTCTGGTAAAGGAAGCCGTTGCTTCCGGCGTACCCGGCCTGAACTTCGCTTCTCCCGAACAGTTCAACATGATTATCGGTCAGTGGGCCACCATCTTCCACGGCGTGATGGCCTTCATTCTGCCCATCTTCATGCTGGGCTTCATCACCCGCTTCTTCGGCCCCAACCGCAGCTGGTCTGACGGCTTCAAGGCTTGGAAGTTCTGCGTATTCGCAGCCGTAGCCTTCGTTATCCCCTACTTCGCCTTCGCATGGCTGGTAGGCCCCGAGTTCCCCTCCCTTATCGGTGGTCTTGTCGGCCTCGGTATCGTGGTTCTCGGTGCACAGAAGGGCTTCTGCGTACCTGAGCAGGTTTGGACCTTCGGCGACCACAAGAACTGGGATCCCGAGTGGACCGGCGACATCTCCGTTGCCGACACCAAGGAATTCAAGGCTCACATGTCCCAGTTCAAGGCATGGCTGCCCTACGTTCTGATCGGTGCCATCCTCGTTATCACCCGTATTCCCGATCTGGGCCTCAAGGGTATGCTCGCTGGTGTGAAGCTGACCTTCGACGCAGGCTTCCTGGGTCACCCCGAAATCAACAACTCCATCGCCTACCTGTACCTGCCCGGCACCATTCCCTTCATGCTCGTAGCACTGCTGACCATTCCGCTGCACGGCATGAGCGGCGCCAAGGCAAAGCAGGCATGGACCGAATCCTTTGCCAAGATGAAGAACCCCACCATCGCACTGCTCTTCGCTGTTGCCCTGGTGTCCATCTTCCGTCTGTCCGGCACCAACCCCAATGGCCTGGCTTCCATGCCTCTGGAACTTGCCAAGGCAGTTTCCGGCCTGGTTGGTAACGCATGGCCCATGTTCGCCTCCGTTGTGGGTGGCCTCGGCGCCTTCATCACCGGTTCCAACACCGTATCCGACCTGCTCTTCGCTGAATTCCAGTGGGGCGTAGCTCAGCAGCTCGAACTGCCCCGCCAGATCATTGTGGCAGCTCAGGTTGTTGGCGGTGGCGCCGGTAACATGGTTTGTATCCACAACATCGTGGCTGCCTGCGCCGTTGTCGGTCTGTCCGGCATGGAAGGCACCATCCTGAAGCGCACCGTATGGCCCTTCCTGCTGTACGCCGCTGTGGTTGGCATCATCGCCTCCCTGATGTGCTTCGTGTTCTTCCCGACTCTGTTCTAA